In one Drosophila pseudoobscura strain MV-25-SWS-2005 chromosome X, UCI_Dpse_MV25, whole genome shotgun sequence genomic region, the following are encoded:
- the X11Lbeta gene encoding uncharacterized protein X11Lbeta isoform X2 produces the protein MVSTTLTTLAAGQTTSSNNHHHHHHHHHQQQQQQQQQLQQQQQQLPYQRLPPHATASTGAAGSLAATGNQSRSFYALNGLEHDCDGNSSSNNYPQQQQSSSPLNDQISLLFPKCRPKQQQQQQHYPQQQQQQHQQQRHELHTDVNLNRSSSPITVAAPAATDPAATQTSTPSYYKSVNIITQSPPPHSASSHSSESLSSVTPRISTNPFLCAPLTPPTPPPPPLHSSAALPVEGEGEGESEGSRDGSRDGVAAGGAGAGAEEEVDETVLPAGYPASFYYHTGETRRGQSTYPEMPRKRSTGLPTSASASAISSRQQSLHNGGSNVNGTASNGNTQSQVQSQSQNPFIKENYWETAPMRASSLLHSPTEYAEYAEEQQQQQQHQQQQHLQASARRAYHQQREQMATQLYGLAQRQATQQPPAHILRVGRSPINRSYTASQQQQPQQQQPQQQQQSVNNACADGLTPLASHYLYGSKSSLDQHGAGDWEPREQRKLRMREEREREREILLLEQEVLTARENHLTHLTGQQQQRKRHGHGEDRERERERDHRLVNGSAAGNEGVYGSADPGESWHHLRVTTEANVAEESSCKHPSKLIEKTLPMPQSQSQSQSQSQSQSQSQLQLQLQSGLRSLEEAAMYREHKLDAWQLERNYTLAVESRHGIIEYEGSPRRIGGWGAVTAAAAASAADESEPPATAAAAAAAPAPQQQLPMAAVPPLSSTATSLQKTAARAALAALAQTQNHIQNHSQAPQPPQQLQAYPVRPGFPQRILSPPHREPRSCSPQPPQHAAPQHHTSMMSNHSNNHTNTNKLQQPVSSDTNAEDTSNDVSEIGTISDLTTPEAVANEVASRSATPPLHTTPAPVPAPAPPTACCSTTGTGAGAGAGAGPGPGVGVGPLSLHTKSSTFDYLYEFSETRKVLEEFFKCPSTDEQPIMENGSDVDSIDIQYEFHSNFERDEEELVEDEEEDDDVDVDGDGDDEENDEAEDEDEHIAQDPEHDEDQDHDQDRDYRQQQQQAPSSDLSRDVERHVYGGYTQPQMQQSQPMPVGVGMSVGVGVSGRRPHYSSGSPLMRDFDFFLDSASRSSGERDGEQDGLNHNQLLSTGSGSGLGQSVGVGVGPAGGHNYRYSPETTDYDSNCGDLDSLSGEMNGGVSTSCSNYAKYYASAMPVLEDGLSSGHTSDTENNNNKNLQQAGVQGGPGQGQCANSLSASTSIGGSGGISMLMDMKRLSTNNSLNSMHNLTTASTTDSNGGHGHLVNSPSPSNGLAKQPPPMPQPRELLGQSPSQTQSHSHSQNKVFKNIDPDLDSLYSISVFHRPDTVQMTPPPPAPAPHRKPNSSSAADVDLLQPSSKHTPLASAISSTLQRSSPTTPSGSGGLGSGPGKPRSAGSNGSSNGTGTGNGNGVLGGVPPPIPERSSLMTAQQRSPSPVISSPVWLSRHLDGGVGKGLLESGSDNHSKNHSADEDDVDTDLETDRLLGHQRLDDQGYYDENKSWDRKPRSSLLSKISPKQQMPSTKTRNGYNALLSSTPELLPPPPIPPKSSSGSGGKLLDLVGGMVQRSISRSSSEHSEKSPSKMQLQAQQSGTTVGDPVDVVASAVVAASVAAAVASAPPLDSPGNGGGSDRSVNGGGGGGGGIIKLEAENGSLNGGINITAAVAGGAGAGAGSSVANPGAVTTAVNAGSNNSSGSGAGSNSNSGCGSGSGEKKVKKSKSKEGGAVLIEGVLFRAKYLGSTQLVCEGQPTKSTRMMQAEEAVSRIKAPDGDVQPSTEVDLFISTEKIMVLNTDLKEIMMDHALRTISYIADIGDLVVLMARRRFVPQDIDDAPKPNRTPKMICHVFESDEAQFIAQSIGQAFQVAYMEFLKANGIEDHRFVKEMDYQEVLNSQEIFGDELEIFAKKELQKEVVVPKAKGEILGVVIVESGWGSMLPTVVIANLMSSGAAARCGQLNIGDQLIAINGLSLVGLPLSTCQTYIKNTKNQTVVKFTVVPCAPVVEVKIKRPETKYQLGFSVQNGVICSLLRGGIAERGGVRVGHRIIEINNQSVVAVPHEKIVNLLATSVGEILMKTMPTSMFRLLTGQENPIYI, from the exons ATGGTCAGCACAACATTGACAACATTGGCTGCTGGACAAACAACTAGTAGCAATAATcatcatcaccaccaccatcatcaccaccagcagcagcagcaacagcagcagcaactgcaacagcagcagcaacagttgccCTACCAGCGACTGCCGCCACACGCCACAGCTTCCACAGGGGCAGCAGGATCACTGGCAGCAACCGGCAACCAGTCCCGCAGCTTCTATGCGCTGAACGGTCTGGAGCACGACTGcgacggcaacagcagcagcaacaactatccacagcagcagcagtcctcTTCTCCGCTTAACGATCAGATCAGCCTGCTCTTCCCGAAGTGCCggcccaagcagcagcagcagcagcagcattatccacagcagcagcagcagcaacaccagcagcagcgacatgAGCTCCACACGGATGTGAATCttaacaggagcagcagccccatCACTGTAGCAGCCCCTGCGGCCACGGATCCCGCTGCCACGCAGACCAGCACGCCCAGCTACTACAAGAGCGTCAACATCATAACAcagtcgccgccgccgcactCGGCCTCGTCACACTCCTCGGAGTCGCTCTCCTCGGTGACGCCGCGTATATCCACAAATCCGTTCCTGTGCGCCCCACTGACACCGCccacgccgccgccaccgccgctgcaCAGCTCTGCCGCACTTCCAGTcgagggtgagggtgagggtgaaTCGGAGGGATCCAGAGACGGATCCAGAGACggcgttgctgctggtggagcgGGTGCCGGAGCTGAAGAGGAAGTAGACGAGACCGTCCTGCCGGCAGGCTATCCGGCCTCCTTCTACTACCACACGGGCGAGACCAGGCGTGGCCAGAGCACCTACCCCGAGATGCCGCGCAAACGGAGCACAGGCCTGCCCACCAGCGCCAGTGCAAGCgccatcagcagcaggcagcaatcACTGCACAACGGCGGCAGCAACGTGAACGGAACTGCCAGCAATGGCAATACTCAGAGTCAGgtgcagagccagagccagaatcCCTTCATCAAGGAGAACTATTGGGAGACAGCTCCCATGCGAGCCAGTTCCCTGCTGCACTCTCCCACGGAGTACGCGGAGTAcgcggaggagcagcagcagcagcagcagcatcaacagcagcaacatctgcAAGCCTCCGCCCGGCGGGCATACCACCAACAGCGGGAGCAGATGGCCACACAGCTGTACGGCTTGGCCCAGCGACAGGCAACACAGCAGCCGCCGGCGCACATCCTCCGGGTCGGACGGAGCCCGATCAACCGCAGCTACACGGcatcccagcagcagcagccgcagcagcagcagccgcaacagcaacagcagtccGTAAACAATGCCTGTGCAGACGGACTGACCCCACTGGCCAGCCACTATCTATACGGAAGCAAGTCCTCTTTGGATCAGCACGGGGCCGGAGACTGGGAGCCACGGGAGCAGCGCAAACTGAGGATGCGCGAGGAGCGGgaacgggagagggagatCCTGTTGCTTGAGCAGGAGGTGCTGACGGCACGGGAAAACCACCTGACCCACTTGactgggcagcagcagcagcgcaagcGGCATGGACACGGCGAGGACAGGGAgcgtgagagagagcgcgatCATCGTCTGGTCAATGGTAGCGCAGCAGGCAATGAGGGTGTCTACGGATCGGCGGATCCCGGCGAGAGCTGGCATC ATCTGCGCGTTACAACCGAAGCAAATGTGGCCGAGGAAAGCAGCTGCAAGCATCCCAGCAAGCTGATAGAGAAGACTCTGCCCATGccacagtcgcagtcccaatcgcagtcccagtcgcagtcgcagtcccagtcgcagttgcagctgcagttgcaatCCGGCCTAAGGAGCCTTGAGGAGGCAGCCATGTACCGGGAGCACAAGCTAGATGCCTGGCAACTGGAGCGCAACTACACGCTGGCCGTGGAGTCGCGTCACGGCATTATAG AATACGAAGGCTCTCCCCGGCGCATTGGTGGCTGGGGGGCAGTgactgcagcagcggcagcctcgGCAGCGGACGAAAGCGAACCACCAGCAactgcggcagcagcagcagcagcaccagcaccgcagcagcagcttcccATGGCCGCTGTGCCACCGTTGAGCTCAACAGCCACCTCGCTGCAGAAGACGGCGGCCCGGGCAGCCCTTGCCGCACtggcccagacccagaaccaCATTCAGAACCACTCGCAGGCGCCACAACCACCGCAGCAATTGCAGGCCTATCCTGTGCGCCCGGGCTTTCCACAG CGCATCCTTTCGCCGCCTCATCGCGAGCCCCGCAGCTGCTCCCCTCAGCCGCCGCAGCACGCGGCACCACAGCACCACACGAGCATGATGAgcaaccacagcaacaaccacacgAACACCAACAAACTACAGCAGCCGGTGAGCAGCGACACCAATGCGGAGGACACCAGCAACGATGTGTCCGAAATTGGCACCATCTCCGACCTGACCACGCCTGAAGCGGTGGCCAACGAGGTGGCCAGCAGGTCGGCCACGCCACCATTGCACacaacaccagcaccagtaccagcaccagcaccaccgaCAGCGTGCTGCTcaacaacaggaacaggagcaggagcaggggcaggagcggGACCAGGacctggagttggagttggaccACTGAGCCTCCACACAAAATCATCGACCTTTGATTACCTCTACGAGTTCTCGGAGACGCGCAAGGTGCTGGAGGAGTTCTTCAAGTGCCCCTCGACCGACGAGCAGCCCATCATGGAGAACGGCAGCGATGTGGACAGCATT GACATACAGTACGAGTTCCACAGCAACTTTGagcgcgacgaggaggagctggtcgaggatgaggaggaggacgatgaCGTGGACGTCGACGGCGACGGTGACGACGAGGAGAACGATGAGGcagaggacgaggacgagcacATCGCGCAGGACCCGGAGCACGACGAGGATcaggaccacgaccaggacCGGGACtatcgccagcagcagcagcaagcccCCTCCTCAGACCTGTCCCGAGACGTAGAGCGTCATGTCTACGGGGGATACACCCAGCCGCAGATGCAGCAGAGTCAGCCCATGCCCGTGGGAGTAGGCATGAGCGTAGGCGTGGGCGTCTCGGGACGTAGGCCACActacagcagcggcagcccccTGATGCGGGACTTTGACTTCTTCCTGGACTCTGCCAGCCGGAGCAGCGGCGAACGGGACGGTGAGCAGGATGGCCTCAACCACAACCAACTGCTGAGCACCGGAAGCGGCAGTGGGCTCGGCCAgagcgtgggcgtgggcgtcgGCCCGGCCGGGGGCCACAACTACCGCTACTCGCCGGAGACCACCGACTACGACTCCAACTGTGGCGATCTGGACA GTCTTTCTGGGGAGATGAACGGAGGCGTGTCGACCTCGTGCTCGAACTACGCCAAGTACTATGCCTCCGCCATGCCCGTGCTGGAGGACGGACTCTCCTCGGGCCACACCAGCGACACcgagaacaacaacaataagaaCCTGCAGCAGGCCGGCGTCCAGGGGGGCCCGGGCCAGGGTCAGTGCGCCAACAGCCTGAgtgccagcaccagcatcggtggcagcggcggcatcTCCATGCTGATGGACATGAAGCGCCTATCCACCAACAACAGCCTCAACAGCATGCACAACCTGACCACCGCCTCCACCACGGACAGCAACGGCGGCCACGGCCACCTCGTCaacagtcccagtcccagcaaTGGGCTCGCCAAGCAGCCACCGCCGATGCCACAGCCCCGGGAGCTGCTCGGCCAGAGTCccagccagacccagagccacagccacagccagaacaAAGTGTTCAAGAACATCGATCCCGACCTGGACTCGCTCTATTCGATCA GTGTTTTCCATCGACCGGACACGGTGCAGatgacgccgccgccgccggcccCAGCGCCGCATCGCAAGCCCAATAGCAGTAGCGCAGCAGACGTCGATCTGCTGCAGCCGAGCAGCAAGCACACGCCCCTGGCGTCGGCCATCAGCTCAACGCTGCAGCGCAGCTCCCCCACCACCCCGTCGGGCAGTGGTGGGTTGGGGTCAGGCCCGGGTAAGCCCAGGAGTGCGGGGAGCAACGGTAGCAGCAATGGAACCGGAACCGGAAACGGCAACGGAGTGTTGGGAGGCGTACCGCCGCCGATTCCGGAAAGAAGCAGCCTGATGACGGCGCAGCAGCGATCGCCTTCGCCGGTGATAAGCTCGCCCGTGTGGCTGTCCCGGCACCTGGACGGTGGTGTCGGCAAGGGGCTGCTCGAGTCCGGGTCGGACAACCATTCGAAGAACCACAGTGCGGACGAGGACGATGTGGACACTGACCTGGAGACGGACCGCCTGCTGGGACACCAGCGGCTGGACGACCAGGGCTACTACGACGAGAACAAGAGCTGGGACCGCAAGCCGCGCTCCTCGCTGCTCTCGAAAATCTCACCCAAGCAGCAAATGCCCAGCACGAAGACGCGGAACGGCTACAACGCTCTGCTCAGCTCCACGCcggagctgctgccgccaccaCCCATACCCCCAAAGAGCTCCtccggcagcggcggcaagcTGCTCGACCTCGTCGGGGGTATGGTCCAGCGCAGCATATCACGCAGCTCCTCGGAGCACAGCGAGAAATCGCCCAGCAAGATGCAGTTGCAGGCCCAGCAGTCCGGGACGACCGTAGGCGATCCTGTGGATGTGGTGGCCTCGGCCGTGGTGGCTGCctcggtggcagcggcggtggcatCGGCTCCGCCCTTGGACAGTCCCGGCAACGGCGGCGGATCCGACCGTTCCGTAaacggtggcggtggcggaggtgGCGGCATCATCAAGCTGGAGGCGGAGAACGGCAGTCTCAACGGTGGAATCAACATCACAGCAGCAGTGgccggaggagcaggagcaggagctgggaGCAGTGTGGCCAATCCCGGAGCCGTGACCACCGCAGTGAATgctggcagcaacaacagcagcggcagcggcgccggcagcaacagcaacagcggctgcggcagcggcagcggcgagaaaaaagtgaaaaagagTAAGAGCAAAGAAG GCGGCGCAGTGCTAATCGAGGGCGTCCTCTTCAGGGCCAAGTACTTGGGCTCCACGCAGCTGGTCTGCGAGGGTCAGCCCACAAAGTCAACGCGCATGATGCAGGCCGAGGAGGCCGTCTCCCGTATCAAG GCACCCGATGGCGATGTCCAGCCCAGCACCGAAGTGGATCTATTTATATCAACGGAGAAGATAATGGTGCTGAACACCGACTTGAAGGAGATCATGATGGATCACGCACTGCGCACGATCTCTTATATAGCGGACATTGGGGATCTGGTGGTGCTGATGGCTCGACGCCGCTTTGTGCCGCAGGACATCGACGATGCTCCCAAGCCGAATCGTACGCCCAAGATGATCTGTCACGTGTTTGAGAGCGACGAAGCCCAGTTCATTGCCCAGTCCATAGGCCAGGCCTTCCAGGTGGCCTACATGGAGTTCCTCAAGGCCAACGGCATCGAAGACCATCGATTCGTCAAGGAGATGGACTACCAGGAGGTGCTCAACAGCCAGGAGATCTTTGGCGACGAGCTCGAGATTTTTGCCAAGAAGGAGCTGCAAAAGGAGGTCGTTGTGCCCAAGGCCAAGGGCGAGATCCTCGGTGTGGTCATTGTCGAGAGCGGCTGGGGCTCCATGCTCCCCACCGTCGTCATTGCCAACCTGATGAGCTCCGGCGCGGCGGCCCGGTGCGGCCAACTGAACATCGGCGATCAGCTGATCGCCATCAACGGACTGAGCCTCGTCGGCCTGCCGCTCTCCACCTGCCAGACGTACATCAAGaacaccaaaaaccaaacagtCGTCAAGTTCACAGTGGTGCCCTGCGCCCCCGTTGTCGAGGTGAAGATCAAGCGGCCAGAGACCAAATATCAGCTGGGATTCAGTGTTCAGAATGGTGTG ATCTGCAGTCTTCTGCGGGGCGGCATAGCCGAGCGAGGTGGGGTCCGCGTTGGCCATCGCATCATTGAGATCAACAACCAGAGCGTGGTGGCAGTGCCCCACGAGAAGATCGTCAACTTGCTCGCCACATCAGTGGGGGAG